A single window of Cryptococcus depauperatus CBS 7841 chromosome 2, complete sequence DNA harbors:
- a CDS encoding eukaryotic translation initiation factor 3 subunit C — protein sequence MSFFAKLQGSDSESSSDSEESILSGSEGERQDQKLAQKKQKNKASMFLNSDEDESEQSSDEEEEEMSDSGDERQAVANKFLMGADSSDEENEEEDKTIVLSAKDKRFAEMEAAIHNIQNAVKNHDWVLASGELEKLFRFITRHYNSVVNSAVPPAGHIPPRFLETLISVEEDVNKTISAEKLANKKMAPLKAKALNTIRQTLKRKGKEYDTWLQLYRTDALDYTAAYDKANAAPAPVKPKKTLEVDTPGEGDAADFMTIGKGGKTLNLTSDGILKTLSELSEARGRKNTDRAETVRILARLLEVSETTYQKIRVLLALVPARLDYSQHLVSIPQESWTASLKEYNQLVSLLLKEPDYIVQETVTDYDDLAERAPEVVDGKIQKVVVAGSIISLLESLDNEFIKTLQHTDAHEKGDDYIDRLRSEVSLYVAIAKTQSYFEREKIADSTTRSVIRRLEHIYAKPDAIIQHFEDNVCQTSGGLWSAIIPHDVPRDASGVIHDLAVYIYQSDAPVLRARAILYHIFNQALHGRYHQARDLLLMSHLQDTIQHADVTTQILYNRAVMQLGLAAFRRGFIPECQTILSEMFFTMRQKELLAQSVQRYNVQVSPEHELLEKRRLLPFHMHLNVELLEAAYLTSCMLVEIPLLASVDTEEQRRKVTSKTFKRLLDLADRQAFMGPPENTRDHIIKASRALQTGEWEKARDLIVSIKVWNLLDNAADVKNILAKKIQEEGLRTSLFTYSTYYDSLSLSHLASTFNLSVSRITSIISRMIYTDELTASLDQIDGVVIFHRIEQTEIQRLAQQLAERTASMLEQNEKALDVKLGNQGQGPDRDARAAGGEGGRTQGERRGGKGTYRGRGRGRGGFNSGLGTTRRVAAQ from the exons ATGTCGTTTTTCGCAAAGCTTCAAGGCTCAGACAGCGAGTCATCCAGTGACTCTGAGGAGTCAATCCTTTCCGGCTCCGAGGGTGAGCGACAGGACCAGAAACTTGcccaaaagaaacagaagaACAAGGCTTCCATGTTTTTGAAcagtgatgaggatgaaagTGAACAAAGctcagatgaagaggaagaggaaatgaGTGACAGCGGTGACGAAAGACAG GCCGTTGCCAACAAGTTCTTAATGGGTGCCGATTCTAGTGACGAAGAAaatgaggaggaagacaagacAATTGTCCTGAGCGCtaaagacaagagattCGCCGAGATGGAAGCTGCCATTCATAATATTCAAAATGCTGTCAAGAATCATGACTGGGTTCTTGCATCTGGGGAGCTCGAAAAGCTTTTCCGCTTCATTACTCGGCATTACAACTCTGTTGTCAACTCTGCAGTTCCTCCTGCTGGTCATATCCCGCCCCGATTTCTTGAGACTCTGATttctgttgaagaagatgtcaACAAAACTATTTCGGCAGAAAAGTTGGCAAACAAAAAAATGGCCCCGCTCAAAGCCAAGGCGTTGAACACTATCAGACAGACATTAAAAAGGAAGGGAAAAGAGTACGACACTTGGCTGCAGCTTTATCGAACG GATGCCCTTGACTATACTGCCGCTTACGACAAGGCCAATGCTGCTCCTGCTCCTGTCAAGCCCAAAAAAACTCTTGAGGTTGATACTCCTGGTGAGGGCGATGCCGCCGACTTTATGACTATTGGCAAGGGAGGGAAGACTCTCAATCTTACTTCCGACGGTATCCTCAAGACCCTTTCCGAGTTGTCTGAAGCTCGCGGTAGAAAGAACACTGATCGTGCTGAAACTGTTCGTATCCTTGCTCGGCTTTTAGAGGTCTCCGAAACCACATACCAAAAGATACGTGTCCTCCTTGCTCTTGTTCCTGCTCGATTAGACTATTCTCAGCATCTTGTATCCATCCCTCAAGAGTCATGGACAGCTtctttgaaagagtatAATCAACTGGTTTCCCTCTTACTGAAGGAGCCAGATTATATTGTTCAGGAGACTGTAACTGATTATGATGACCTTGCCGAGCGCGCTCCGGAAGTTGTCGACGGCAAGATTCAGAAGGTTGTTGTTGCTGGCAGCATCATCAGCCTTTTAGAGAGCTTGGACAATGAG TTCATCAAGACTCTACAGCACACTGATGCCCATGAGAAAGGTGATGACTATATCGACCGACTCAGGTCTGAGGTCTCCCTATATGTGGCCATCGCTAAAACTCAGTCCTACTTCGAGCGTGAGAAAATTGCCGACAGCACCACCCGTTCTGTCATTAGACGCCTTGAACACATCTATGCCAAACCTGATGCCATCATTCAGCATTTTGAGGACAATGTTTGCCAAACCTCTGGGGGCTTGTGGTCCGCCATCATCCCTCATGACGTGCCTCGAGACGCCAGTGGTGTTATTCATGACCTTGCTGTCTACATCTACCAGTCAGATGCCCCCGTTCTCCGTGCCCGTGCTATTCTTTATCACATTTTCAACCAGGCTCTTCACGGTCGATACCACCAGGCTCGCGACCTTTTGCTCATGTCCCATCTTCAAGACACCATCCAACATGCTGACGTTACTACCCAAATCCTATACAATCGTGCTGTGATGCAGCTTGGTCTCGCTGCATTTCGACGTGGTTTCATCCCCGAATGCCAGACGATCTTGTCAGAAATGTTTTTCACCATGAGGCAAAAAGAGTTGTTAGCTCAAAGCGTGCAGAGGTACAATGTCCAGGTTTCTCCTGAACATGAACTTCTTGAGAAACGACGacttttgcctttccaCATGCACCTGAATGTGGAACTACTGGAGGCTGCGTATCTCACTTCTTGCATGCTTGTCGAGATTCCCTTACTCGCTAGTGTAGACACTGAAgaacagagaagaaaagtaacTAGCAAAACTTTCAAGAGGTTGTTGGACTTGGCCGATAGACAGGCTTTCATGGGACCTCCCGAAAATACTCGAGATCATATCATCAAAGCGAGCAGGGCGTTGCAGACGGGTGAATGGGAAAAGGCTAGGGATCTCATTGTTTCCATCAAAGTCTGGAATTTGTTGGACAATGCTGCCGATGTCAAAAACATCCTTGCTAAAAAAATCCAAGAGGAGGGTCTCCGAACGTCACTGTTCACTTACTCTACTTATTACGACTCTCTCTCCCTTTCGCACCTCGCTTCCACATTCAACCTCTCTGTTTCTCGAATCACTTCTATCATTTCCCGAATGATTTACACTGATGAACTAACTGCGTCGCTAGACCAAATCGACGGCGTCGTCATATTCCACCGCATCGAACAAACAGAAATCCAGAGACTTGCCCAACAGTTGGCTGAGCGAACGGCTTCCATGCTTGAGCAGAATGAAAAGGCTCTCGACGTCAAGCTCGGAAACCAGGGACAAGGGCCTGACAGAGATGCTCGTGCAGCTGGTGGGGAGGGAGGGCGAACACAAGGCGAACGACGGGGTGGAAAAGGAACATATCGGGGCAGGGGACGGGGTAGAGGGGGATTTAACAGTGGCTTGGGTACAACGAGAAGAGTAGCAGCGCAATGA